TCGCCCCAGCCGCGAAAATCGAAGGCGAGCGCGGCGAAGCCACGCGCCGCAAGTTCCCGCGCGTAGGTGCCGGCCATCTGTTCCTTGACCGTGGTCCAGGCGCCGGTGACGACCACGGCCGGCCACGGGCCTTCGCCTTCGCTCGGGTGGTAGAACGTGCCGCGCAGTGGCGTGCCGGCGCTGTCGAACCGGACGTCGGAGGCAGTGAGGCTATCGGGGGTCGGGGTGTTCTGCAGGTTGAGTGTGGTCACGGTATTCTGCCTCGACTGTGCCGGTTGTCAGTTGCCGGGGGTGTTGCGGACGAAGGGGTTGCCGCGCTCGGCGGTGGCGTGAAAGGCCATGCTGTCGACCTTCCAGCCGGTGGCGGTGCGGGTGAACCCGTGCGTGTAGTGGCCCCAGACCTGCCAGAGCGGGTCGCCGCCGTTGGCCTCGAGTGCGCCCCGCTCGAGGCGGTTCCAGGCGTAGCCGTGGCTGAACACGGATGCGGTGTCGGCGCCGTTGAAGGCCACGCGGTGGTTGCCGCGCAGGTGGAAGCTCGTTTTTTCGGCGGTGAGGTTGGCCGACCAACCGGCGATCAGGCCGTCGGCCGGGATCGTCGCCGGGCCGCCGCCGACCAGCGAACTGAAATCAACGGTGATCTCGTCGACAAAGTGGCTGCGCGCGGTGGGCCAGTCCTTGGCATCGACAGCGGCGTCGATGGCGTCGGTGAGGCGGGTCAGCTCGGCGACGTCGACGAGCCGTTCAGCGGTGATCGGGTCGCCGGGTGTGGCGGGGCCGTCGGCGGCGGTAGCCGGGGTGAGAGCCAGTGCGGCAGTGAGTGTGGCGGCCAGCGTCAGCGCGACGGTGTTCGGGCAGTGTTTCATGGTCATCCCCAGGGCGTGGTGCTGTGGGGATGCAGTCTAGACAGTGCGATTGGTGATGATAATGGGGTATAAATCAATCTCATAGTTGAATGAAATAACACAATGCGCTTGCCACTCGCGACGCTCGAGGTCTTTGACGCGATTGCCCGCACCGGCTCGATGCGGGCGGCGGCCGACCGCCTGGGGGTGCAACCGTCCACCGTCAGCCACCAGCTGAAGGCGCTCGAGACGCAACTTGGCACCGCGTTGTTCGTGCGCACCACGCGCTCGGTCAGCCTGACCGAGGCTGGCCGCGCCTTGCTGCGCGGGGCTGGCCCGGCCTTTGAGCAATTGGGCAAGGCGGTGGAGAGCGCGCGGTCCACCGGCCATGCGGCGCGCGGCACACTGAAGCTCGCGATGCCGGAGTTCGTTTACCGCCTGGTGCTCGGGCCGGCGCTGCCGCGCGTTTGCGCGGCGTACCCCGAGATCGAGCTCGAGCTGTCAATCACTGACGCGCTGTCCGACATCCTCGGTGAGGCGTTGCACGCGGGCTTCCGCCTCGGCGACCGCATCGCCGACGACATGGTGGCGGTGCGCGTCAGCGACCCGCTCGCGCTCACGGTAGTGGGCAGCCCGGCCTACTTTGCCGAGCGGGGCACGCCAGACACGCCGCGCGACCTCCTGGGCCACAGTTGCATTCGATACCGGTTTCAGTCGTCGAAGCGGCTCGCGCCGTGGCGCTTCACAGGGGCTGAGGGGGGCTACGAGGTCGATGTGAACGGCCCTGTAGTCGGCAACACGCTGCCGGCGCTGATTGACCTCGCCAAGCAGGGCCTGGGCCTGGTCAACACCTTCAGCAACCTCTGCACCGACGCCGTCGCCGCCGGTGAGCTGGTGCCGGTGCTGGACGATCACCTGCAAATGACCCCCGGCGTGCACCTTTACTACCCGCGCGAATACCGGACCCTGATGCCGTTGCGGCTGCTGATCGAGCAGTTGCGACTGCCAGCACGAGACCGGAACAGTGCCTAGTTCACGCGGACACACGGCCAGCCAGGTGGCTATCCGGTGCCACACTGGTGTTTCATCAAGGCGCTGTCCATGTACTCCACCAGCTTGACCGGCGTGCCGCTCTCGAAGGTCCAGAAATGCGCGATCGTGGCGTCGAACGTGTCGCCAGTCTGGTGTGAGGTCAGATTGAGTGCAACCTGCGCCGCGACGCGGTCACCGTCGACCACGATGTTGGTCGCGGCGTAGCGGTTGAAGGTGAACCGCTCGGCGAGGCTCTGGAGTTGCGCGAGCAACTCGGCCTTGGTGCCGCACACGCCCGCGTACGCCGCGTGCGCCGGGTCCACCGGCCACTCGAAACAGAAGTCGTCCGGGATGGCGTCGAGTACACCAGCGATATTGCGGTTGGCGTAGTCGGCGTAGATGGCTTCGATTCGGGTTTTGACGTCCATGCGGTGGGCTCCTTGTTCAAGCGGTTGGGTGCATACAGTGGGTGTGTATCAAATGCCAATACAGGCTGTGTCCGTGGCGCTGGGGTGAGACGCCGGCTCAAACGACGACACGAGTGTGTTTTTCAGAGCGCAGTGACCGGGCATGGCGCAGACGGTTGTCCGTTTTACCGAAGCACGCCGCCGTTGGACCGCTGTCACGGTGCCTCGAGCACGCAGGCGAGCACCGATTGAAACCAGTCGGTACCCGTCCAACCGGCTGATTGGGCCAGCAACAACGCGGGGCGGCCGCGGTACGAGAAGGCGGCATCAAACGGGCCGTACGTGTCGGTCAACCACGCGATGTGGACGGCCTGCCCAGCGACTGCGACGACTTTGGTCGCGCAGGCTTGCGTGCCGATGTCCGGGTTTAGCGGGATGGGGGACGGCGCGTGTTCCGGAGAGACCAGCAGCCGGAGATAGGCGCCGTTGCGTGCGGTGTGCTCGAACACGAAGTCGATCTCTGAGCACCGGTCCGTGTCGGGACCAATTGCGAACACACTGTCGAGAGTGCAGCCGACCCGGGACAGGTCGGGCGGTGCCACACCGAAGCGAGAGAACGTGTCTGCGTGTGCGTCCAGTGTCCAGTGCAACTCACCCGGTGTGCGTGTGTGCTGCCAATAGCTCACTGGCACGCCAGACGCGGTGGCCGGGTGGCGCGCCTGGTGCGAGAGCGTGGCGAACGGTGTCTGCGCGAGGGCGTCGGCGCGCTCCGGGTCAACGACCTGCAGACCCCGAAACACGCCGAGCAACTCCGCGTCGCTGAACACCCCCGCTGTGACGGTCAGTTCGAGCCGCGTTCGGCGGAACCCGACGGTGCCGGCGACGAACTGACGGTGGTCGTGACCGAGCCACACCGTGTGGTCGCCGAGCGGGAACGGCCTCGGAGCGGGGAAGGTCTGTGCCGCGGTTTTCCGGGGGTTTCGCCACAGGCTCGGGTGGTCGTAGGCAGGGGGTGCGAAATCA
This sequence is a window from Pseudomonadota bacterium. Protein-coding genes within it:
- a CDS encoding nuclear transport factor 2 family protein, whose translation is MKHCPNTVALTLAATLTAALALTPATAADGPATPGDPITAERLVDVAELTRLTDAIDAAVDAKDWPTARSHFVDEITVDFSSLVGGGPATIPADGLIAGWSANLTAEKTSFHLRGNHRVAFNGADTASVFSHGYAWNRLERGALEANGGDPLWQVWGHYTHGFTRTATGWKVDSMAFHATAERGNPFVRNTPGN
- a CDS encoding LysR family transcriptional regulator, encoding MRLPLATLEVFDAIARTGSMRAAADRLGVQPSTVSHQLKALETQLGTALFVRTTRSVSLTEAGRALLRGAGPAFEQLGKAVESARSTGHAARGTLKLAMPEFVYRLVLGPALPRVCAAYPEIELELSITDALSDILGEALHAGFRLGDRIADDMVAVRVSDPLALTVVGSPAYFAERGTPDTPRDLLGHSCIRYRFQSSKRLAPWRFTGAEGGYEVDVNGPVVGNTLPALIDLAKQGLGLVNTFSNLCTDAVAAGELVPVLDDHLQMTPGVHLYYPREYRTLMPLRLLIEQLRLPARDRNSA
- a CDS encoding nuclear transport factor 2 family protein translates to MDVKTRIEAIYADYANRNIAGVLDAIPDDFCFEWPVDPAHAAYAGVCGTKAELLAQLQSLAERFTFNRYAATNIVVDGDRVAAQVALNLTSHQTGDTFDATIAHFWTFESGTPVKLVEYMDSALMKHQCGTG